One window of the Pseudofrankia sp. DC12 genome contains the following:
- a CDS encoding RNA polymerase-binding protein RbpA codes for MGERVLRGSRLGAVSYETDRSTELAPRQTASYDCPNGHQFTMPFAAEAEVPSVWECRVCGEASVIVDGERPEPKKAKPPRTHWDMLMERRTTADLEEVLAERLAVLRGEDRQAS; via the coding sequence ATGGGCGAACGCGTTCTGCGGGGCAGCCGTCTCGGCGCGGTGTCCTACGAGACCGACCGCAGCACGGAGCTTGCGCCGCGGCAGACCGCGTCGTACGACTGTCCGAACGGTCACCAGTTCACCATGCCATTCGCGGCTGAGGCTGAGGTCCCCTCGGTCTGGGAGTGCCGGGTGTGTGGTGAGGCCTCGGTGATCGTGGACGGGGAGCGGCCGGAGCCGAAGAAGGCGAAGCCGCCGCGTACGCACTGGGACATGTTGATGGAGCGCCGGACGACCGCGGACCTAGAAGAGGTTCTGGCGGAGCGGCTGGCCGTGCTGCGTGGCGAGGACCGTCAGGCTAGTTGA